Proteins encoded together in one Synechococcus sp. A15-62 window:
- a CDS encoding DUF2470 domain-containing protein encodes MPADPLTDAVSTRICKHMNDDHAEAVLAYAKHYGGVSNPAAARMVSVKAETMELEVDGATVSIAFDHTLTDSEDAHRTLVAMLRAMPKEGA; translated from the coding sequence ATGCCTGCAGACCCCCTTACTGATGCCGTCAGCACACGGATCTGCAAACACATGAACGACGACCATGCCGAAGCGGTGCTGGCCTACGCCAAGCACTACGGCGGCGTCAGCAATCCCGCTGCAGCACGCATGGTGTCTGTGAAAGCGGAAACCATGGAACTGGAGGTGGATGGCGCCACAGTCAGCATTGCTTTCGATCACACCCTCACCGACAGCGAAGACGCCCACCGCACCTTGGTGGCCATGCTGCGGGCGATGCCCAAAGAAGGCGCCTGA
- a CDS encoding 2Fe-2S iron-sulfur cluster-binding protein: MPVIRFVREGRDVECYPGENLREVARREGIELYGLKGQLGNCGGCGQCITCFVSVVDEDNADALTARTAVEDSKLRRRPQEWRLACQALVEKSVMVLTRPQVRLANADSRLAAARQAPLPAGPTAWPAPPVSELDEEDQDGVDGDSRDVKAATAGDEA; the protein is encoded by the coding sequence ATGCCCGTTATCCGGTTTGTTCGCGAAGGGCGTGATGTGGAGTGTTACCCCGGTGAGAATCTGCGTGAGGTGGCCCGGCGTGAGGGCATTGAGCTCTATGGCCTGAAGGGGCAGCTGGGCAACTGCGGAGGCTGTGGTCAGTGCATCACCTGCTTCGTTTCCGTGGTCGACGAAGACAACGCCGATGCACTGACGGCACGCACCGCCGTCGAAGACAGCAAGTTGCGCCGCCGACCCCAGGAGTGGCGTCTGGCCTGTCAGGCCCTGGTGGAGAAGTCGGTCATGGTTCTCACCCGGCCTCAGGTGAGGCTCGCCAATGCCGATTCGAGATTGGCTGCGGCCAGGCAGGCGCCGCTGCCGGCGGGCCCCACCGCATGGCCAGCGCCTCCGGTCAGTGAACTCGATGAGGAGGATCAGGATGGGGTCGATGGCGACAGCCGAGATGTCAAGGCTGCTACCGCCGGTGACGAGGCCTAG
- the psbM gene encoding photosystem II reaction center protein PsbM, protein METNDLGFVASLLFILVPAIFLIVLYIGTQNNEA, encoded by the coding sequence ATGGAAACCAACGATCTCGGATTCGTCGCCAGCCTTCTGTTCATCCTGGTTCCGGCGATCTTCCTGATCGTGCTCTACATCGGCACGCAGAACAACGAGGCCTGA
- a CDS encoding phycobilisome polypeptide, which produces MGFLPGTPRLADRHTGGQRQPLNFQNIDFKTLLQTAQVQGLSINQDLPQATRSILERADQAQRQLTADELATICQVSGMDKLLPGSLIQRSDQLVNQARGHLIETQPHLVQPGGALHPEDRAETCWRDCWNFLRVITYAVACNQSCFTNPSGMAALRELYRRMNVPIEGMNIALGQLKEKALEGVSRSNDRQLIRDCFQHLHAELNKSAVKS; this is translated from the coding sequence GTGGGCTTTTTACCTGGAACGCCACGGCTGGCTGATCGCCACACCGGTGGCCAGCGTCAACCCTTGAACTTCCAGAACATCGACTTCAAGACCCTGCTGCAGACCGCACAGGTTCAAGGACTGAGCATCAACCAGGATTTGCCTCAGGCCACGCGCAGCATTCTTGAGCGTGCTGATCAAGCCCAACGCCAGCTCACGGCTGATGAGCTCGCAACGATCTGCCAGGTCTCCGGTATGGATAAATTGCTTCCCGGCAGCCTGATCCAACGGTCGGATCAGCTGGTGAACCAGGCACGGGGTCATCTGATTGAGACCCAGCCGCATCTGGTGCAACCGGGAGGAGCTCTTCACCCGGAAGACAGGGCAGAGACCTGCTGGAGGGACTGCTGGAACTTTCTACGCGTGATCACCTACGCGGTGGCCTGCAACCAGAGCTGCTTTACAAACCCGAGCGGCATGGCCGCCCTTCGGGAGCTGTACAGACGAATGAACGTGCCCATCGAGGGGATGAACATCGCCCTCGGTCAGCTTAAAGAGAAGGCCTTGGAAGGGGTCTCGCGATCGAACGACCGTCAGTTGATCCGCGACTGCTTCCAGCACCTACACGCCGAGCTCAACAAATCTGCAGTTAAGAGCTGA
- a CDS encoding FGGY-family carbohydrate kinase — protein sequence MTDSPLVLGIDLGTSGIRTAVVAANGAVLDSRSQAYGGDFANPHSWREGCGDLIRAIPAQLRCQLKALAVDGTSGTLLACDRDGSPHGKALAYSQSCPELQSALQPLVDPSSPAASCSGSLARALRLLTCHGEKILLRHQADWISGWLLNDWRWGEEGNNLRLGWDLITNSWPARFAEQPWRPALPEIRPSGSILGMIAPEQAKALGLANDLIIVAGTTDSNAAVLAADPGPGDGITVLGTTLVMKCFTETPLKATGVTSHRVGGRWLCGGASNAGAGVLRRFYSDDQLSELSRQINPDTDSGLRLRPLPAPGERFPVDDPELLPVLEPRPVSDALYLHGLLEGLAEIEAQGWHRLNELGAAAPRRIISIGGGARNPQWRRLRERRLGCVVTSCQTPPAAGVARLAQQALVG from the coding sequence ATGACGGATTCACCGCTGGTGCTCGGAATCGACCTGGGCACCAGCGGCATCCGCACAGCCGTTGTTGCCGCTAACGGTGCGGTTCTCGACAGCAGATCCCAGGCCTACGGCGGAGATTTCGCCAACCCCCACAGCTGGCGCGAAGGCTGTGGAGATCTGATCAGGGCAATCCCAGCCCAGCTGAGGTGCCAGCTGAAAGCACTCGCCGTGGATGGCACCTCCGGCACGCTGCTGGCCTGTGATCGCGATGGTTCCCCACACGGGAAAGCACTGGCCTACTCCCAGAGCTGTCCTGAGCTGCAGTCAGCTCTGCAGCCTTTGGTGGATCCGAGCAGTCCGGCCGCCAGCTGCAGCGGCAGCTTGGCCCGGGCCTTGCGACTCCTCACTTGCCACGGCGAGAAGATCCTGCTGCGGCATCAAGCCGACTGGATCAGCGGATGGCTGCTGAACGACTGGCGCTGGGGGGAAGAAGGCAACAACCTGCGTCTGGGTTGGGATCTGATAACGAACAGCTGGCCAGCCCGTTTTGCCGAACAGCCCTGGCGGCCTGCTCTGCCGGAGATCCGTCCCAGCGGCAGCATTCTCGGGATGATCGCACCGGAGCAGGCCAAGGCCTTGGGCCTGGCGAACGATCTGATCATCGTTGCCGGAACAACGGATTCCAATGCCGCCGTGCTCGCCGCCGATCCGGGGCCCGGAGATGGGATCACCGTACTGGGGACCACGCTGGTGATGAAGTGCTTCACCGAGACGCCCCTGAAAGCCACGGGTGTCACCAGCCATCGCGTGGGGGGACGCTGGCTCTGTGGAGGCGCCTCCAATGCAGGGGCCGGCGTGCTGCGGCGTTTCTACAGCGACGACCAACTCAGCGAACTGAGCCGCCAGATCAACCCGGACACCGACAGCGGACTCCGCCTGCGGCCGCTTCCCGCCCCAGGGGAACGGTTCCCTGTGGATGATCCAGAGCTGCTGCCTGTGCTTGAACCACGGCCGGTGAGTGATGCCCTCTACCTGCATGGACTGCTCGAAGGTCTCGCCGAGATCGAGGCGCAGGGTTGGCACCGCCTGAACGAGCTGGGTGCTGCCGCACCCCGACGGATCATCAGCATCGGCGGGGGAGCGCGCAATCCCCAATGGCGACGGCTTCGGGAACGCCGCCTCGGCTGCGTTGTTACGAGTTGCCAAACACCCCCGGCTGCAGGTGTGGCGCGACTGGCCCAACAGGCCCTGGTCGGGTGA
- a CDS encoding TVP38/TMEM64 family protein, whose protein sequence is MSRLKTGLKISAWVAIFIVAVVYLQRYGIAPLQSAVNEMGIWAPLGLFLLRGVSIILPALPSSVYSLLAGSLLGFKAGYLTIILSDLVFCSAAFFIARRWGRGPVSRLVGASAMKRIDGFSKNQLEGNFFLMTGLLMTGLFDFLSYAIGISRTHWRLFAPALLISVLISDSILVAVGAGAAQGASLTLGLALLAMFALATITGVLKKKSSEAPSNNHS, encoded by the coding sequence ATGTCCAGGCTGAAGACGGGGCTGAAGATCAGCGCCTGGGTCGCCATCTTCATTGTTGCCGTCGTTTATCTGCAGCGATACGGCATCGCACCGCTGCAAAGCGCCGTGAATGAGATGGGCATCTGGGCCCCGCTCGGACTGTTCCTGCTGAGAGGGGTGAGCATTATCCTGCCAGCGCTGCCCAGTTCGGTGTATTCCCTGCTGGCCGGCTCGCTGCTGGGCTTCAAAGCGGGCTACCTCACGATCATCCTGTCAGACCTGGTGTTCTGCAGCGCGGCCTTCTTCATCGCCCGCCGCTGGGGACGCGGACCGGTGAGCCGCCTGGTGGGGGCTAGCGCGATGAAACGCATCGATGGCTTCAGCAAGAACCAGCTGGAAGGCAACTTCTTCTTGATGACAGGCCTGCTGATGACCGGGCTGTTTGATTTCCTCAGCTATGCCATCGGGATCAGCCGCACCCACTGGCGTCTCTTTGCTCCCGCCCTGCTGATCAGCGTGCTGATCAGCGATTCGATCCTCGTGGCTGTTGGAGCTGGTGCCGCTCAGGGCGCCAGCCTCACCCTGGGCTTGGCTCTGCTGGCGATGTTTGCTCTGGCAACCATCACCGGTGTGCTGAAAAAGAAATCCTCAGAGGCGCCCTCCAACAACCACTCCTGA
- a CDS encoding ComF family protein, protein MHRALLSFAQTLLIEPRCPICDGPWDNPLPPTAPCTTCLDALALPCQGLKGLQPLPWCALGSYAGPLRQLLLKLRQQRQGKALVALVQLLSDRFTLPATAVLVPIPSWKRQRSNPLPQRIALGLGRPTTELLHRNRAGLSQHHLNKRQRETNLIGAFQACPLDRQGAHCSVWLVDDILTTGSTALAAREALEAAGHRVAGLICLARTPARERRR, encoded by the coding sequence TTGCATCGCGCGCTCCTGAGCTTTGCCCAAACCCTTCTGATCGAGCCCCGCTGCCCGATCTGTGATGGACCCTGGGACAACCCTCTGCCGCCGACGGCTCCCTGCACCACATGCCTCGATGCCCTTGCTCTCCCTTGTCAGGGACTCAAGGGCTTGCAGCCCTTGCCGTGGTGCGCTCTCGGGTCTTACGCAGGCCCGCTGCGCCAGCTTCTGCTGAAGCTGCGTCAACAGCGCCAAGGCAAAGCGCTTGTGGCCTTGGTTCAGCTGCTGTCTGACCGCTTCACCCTGCCTGCAACAGCAGTGCTGGTGCCGATTCCAAGCTGGAAGCGGCAACGATCCAACCCCTTGCCGCAGCGCATCGCCCTGGGATTGGGCCGGCCGACGACAGAGCTGCTGCACCGCAACCGTGCCGGGTTAAGCCAACACCATCTGAACAAACGCCAACGCGAAACCAACCTGATCGGGGCGTTCCAGGCCTGCCCCTTGGACAGACAAGGAGCCCACTGCTCGGTCTGGCTCGTGGACGACATCCTCACGACAGGGTCCACCGCTTTGGCTGCCCGTGAGGCCCTTGAAGCTGCTGGCCACCGCGTGGCTGGATTGATCTGCCTGGCACGAACCCCCGCAAGGGAGCGCAGGCGGTGA
- a CDS encoding phycobilisome rod-core linker polypeptide, whose amino-acid sequence MAIPLLGYPLNTQNGRVSNLAGDNSTIKPQTYASSAAGDDSARAEMDSLIEQAYRQVFFHAMRSDREPFLESQLRSGNITVRDFIRGLLLSERFQQGYYQCNSNYRMVDQVVGRVLGRPTHGDAERRAWSIVIGEKGFTAFIDALLDSPEYMNCFGYDLVPQQRSRVLPGRPLGEIPIYQQFPRYGTDWRDALQDRAPIHQGAQSERLEVAATWVNEEPPAFALKLWLGLFAVGGFEIVRVLITIVVSMLRN is encoded by the coding sequence ATGGCCATCCCGCTTCTTGGGTACCCGCTCAACACCCAAAACGGTCGCGTTAGCAACCTGGCCGGAGACAACAGCACCATCAAGCCCCAAACATATGCCTCCTCTGCAGCGGGCGATGACAGCGCCAGAGCAGAGATGGACAGCTTGATTGAACAGGCCTATCGCCAAGTCTTCTTCCATGCGATGCGCAGTGATCGCGAACCGTTCCTGGAATCACAGCTCCGCAGCGGCAACATCACGGTTCGGGATTTCATCCGAGGTCTGCTGCTGTCGGAACGCTTCCAGCAGGGCTACTACCAGTGCAACTCGAACTACCGGATGGTGGATCAGGTGGTGGGACGCGTGCTCGGGCGCCCAACCCATGGCGACGCCGAACGCCGGGCCTGGTCGATCGTGATCGGAGAGAAGGGCTTTACCGCCTTCATCGACGCCCTACTCGACAGCCCGGAATACATGAACTGCTTCGGGTACGACCTGGTTCCTCAGCAACGTTCACGCGTTCTGCCCGGGCGGCCCCTTGGGGAAATCCCGATCTACCAACAATTCCCCCGCTACGGAACCGACTGGCGCGACGCCCTTCAAGATCGGGCGCCTATCCATCAAGGTGCGCAGTCAGAACGACTGGAGGTTGCTGCCACTTGGGTGAACGAGGAACCCCCTGCTTTCGCTCTCAAGCTCTGGCTCGGCCTGTTTGCCGTCGGTGGATTCGAAATCGTGCGGGTGCTCATTACCATCGTTGTCTCGATGCTGCGCAACTGA
- the metK gene encoding methionine adenosyltransferase, which translates to MSRFVFTSESVTEGHPDKICDQVSDAVLDALLAQDPSSRVACETVVNTGLCMITGEVTSKAQVDFIHLVRNVIKEIGYSGARAGGFDANSCAVLVALDQQSPDIAQGVNEADDHAGDPLDLVGAGDQGIMFGYACNETPELMPLPISLAHRLSRRLAEVRHNGTLGYLLPDGKTQVSVVYENDKPVSIDTILISTQHTAEVDGISDEQGIRERITEDLWTHVVEPATADLALKPSREATKYLVNPTGKFVVGGPQGDAGLTGRKIIVDTYGGYARHGGGAFSGKDPTKVDRSAAYAARYVAKCLVAAGLAERAEVQLSYAIGVAKPVSILVESFGTSALANDALTALVQEHFDLRPGAIIETFGLRNLPQQRGGRFYQDTAAYGHFGRNDLNAPWEDVTAKSQELKQVAAA; encoded by the coding sequence ATGAGCCGTTTCGTCTTTACGTCTGAGTCAGTCACCGAAGGGCATCCCGACAAGATCTGCGACCAGGTGAGCGACGCCGTTCTGGATGCTCTGCTGGCGCAAGATCCCTCCAGCCGTGTGGCCTGCGAGACCGTTGTGAACACCGGCCTCTGCATGATCACCGGTGAGGTGACCTCCAAGGCGCAGGTGGATTTCATCCACCTGGTGCGCAACGTGATCAAGGAGATCGGTTACAGCGGCGCCCGGGCCGGTGGCTTCGATGCCAACAGCTGTGCGGTGCTGGTGGCCCTCGACCAACAGTCCCCCGACATCGCCCAGGGCGTGAACGAGGCCGACGACCACGCCGGTGATCCTTTGGATCTGGTGGGTGCCGGCGACCAGGGAATCATGTTCGGCTACGCCTGCAACGAGACGCCCGAGCTGATGCCGTTGCCGATCAGCCTGGCCCACAGGCTGTCGCGCCGCTTGGCCGAAGTGCGCCACAACGGAACCCTGGGTTACCTGCTTCCCGATGGCAAAACCCAAGTGAGCGTTGTCTACGAAAACGACAAGCCCGTCTCGATCGACACGATCCTGATCTCCACCCAGCACACCGCTGAAGTGGACGGGATCAGTGATGAGCAGGGCATCCGCGAGCGCATCACCGAAGACCTCTGGACCCATGTGGTGGAGCCGGCGACCGCCGATCTGGCCCTCAAGCCCTCCCGCGAGGCCACCAAATATCTGGTGAACCCAACCGGCAAATTCGTGGTGGGTGGCCCTCAGGGCGATGCCGGTCTCACCGGCCGCAAGATCATTGTGGACACCTACGGCGGCTATGCCCGCCACGGCGGTGGTGCTTTCTCCGGCAAGGACCCCACCAAGGTGGACCGTTCGGCCGCCTACGCCGCGCGCTATGTGGCCAAGTGCCTTGTGGCCGCAGGGCTCGCCGAACGGGCCGAAGTGCAGCTGAGCTACGCCATCGGCGTGGCCAAACCCGTGTCGATCCTGGTGGAATCCTTCGGCACCAGCGCACTGGCCAACGATGCCCTCACCGCCTTGGTGCAGGAGCACTTCGATCTGCGCCCCGGCGCCATCATCGAGACCTTCGGTCTGCGCAACCTCCCCCAGCAACGGGGCGGGCGTTTCTATCAGGACACAGCGGCTTACGGCCATTTCGGACGCAACGACCTCAACGCCCCCTGGGAAGACGTGACAGCAAAAAGCCAGGAGCTGAAGCAGGTCGCCGCGGCCTGA
- a CDS encoding HAD family hydrolase, translating into MAQLLLKGHPIGNFQGVLFDKDGTLSHSEPHLLALAEARINKAVKVAQEQAPALKPCELRHTLRRAFGVDQGMLDPGGTLAVASRQDNIASTATVFCLLGCSWPQALSLAHTCFDAADQDGLIDTTPSPLINGAGQLLQDLHQQGVTAAVISNDTHSGIKDFLAHHQLGAGVAGIWSADDHPRKPDPQAVLELCKRHGLPPQRCALVGDAETDLQMALEAGIGGVIGFTGGWKHAPELPSAQHLLHSWTDLTLSTDE; encoded by the coding sequence ATGGCCCAACTGCTGCTGAAGGGACATCCCATCGGCAATTTCCAAGGGGTGCTGTTCGATAAGGACGGCACCCTTTCCCATAGCGAGCCGCATCTGCTGGCCTTGGCAGAGGCACGCATCAACAAAGCCGTAAAGGTTGCTCAGGAACAAGCCCCTGCGCTGAAACCCTGTGAGCTGCGCCACACCCTGCGCAGAGCGTTCGGTGTTGATCAAGGCATGCTCGATCCCGGCGGAACCCTGGCGGTTGCCTCCAGGCAGGACAACATCGCCTCGACGGCAACGGTGTTCTGCCTGTTGGGCTGCTCATGGCCCCAGGCTCTCTCCCTGGCCCACACCTGCTTCGACGCGGCTGACCAGGATGGCCTGATAGACACCACCCCAAGCCCATTGATCAACGGGGCTGGGCAACTGCTACAGGACCTGCACCAGCAGGGCGTCACCGCTGCTGTGATCAGCAACGACACCCATTCCGGCATTAAAGACTTCCTGGCTCACCATCAGCTCGGCGCAGGCGTTGCCGGCATCTGGAGTGCTGACGACCATCCGCGCAAACCCGATCCACAGGCCGTGCTGGAACTGTGCAAGAGGCATGGCCTGCCACCCCAAAGGTGTGCCTTGGTTGGCGATGCGGAGACCGACCTTCAGATGGCCCTTGAGGCCGGTATCGGCGGGGTGATTGGCTTTACCGGTGGCTGGAAGCATGCTCCGGAACTGCCATCAGCACAGCATCTGCTCCACAGCTGGACCGACCTCACCCTCAGCACAGACGAGTAA
- the nrdR gene encoding transcriptional regulator NrdR: MQCPSCQNTDSRVLESRAADGGRSVRRRRECLNCEFRFTTYERVETVPITVIKRNGNREIFSRTKLLHGLNRACEKTGLDTSRLESLVEELELKLQQRNGKEVSSTEIGEFVLRDLKQISEVAYIRFASVYRQFRGIDDFVSTLETLNADQEQNNLATVR; encoded by the coding sequence ATGCAGTGCCCCTCCTGCCAAAACACAGATAGTCGCGTTCTCGAATCCAGGGCAGCGGATGGTGGACGCAGCGTGAGACGACGGCGTGAATGCCTCAACTGTGAATTCCGCTTTACCACCTACGAGCGGGTGGAAACCGTTCCGATCACAGTGATCAAACGCAACGGCAACCGGGAGATCTTCAGCCGCACCAAGTTGCTGCACGGCTTGAATCGTGCATGCGAGAAAACGGGTTTGGACACGTCTCGGCTCGAATCCCTCGTGGAAGAGCTCGAACTGAAACTCCAGCAACGCAACGGCAAGGAAGTCAGCAGCACTGAGATCGGTGAGTTTGTGCTGAGAGATCTCAAGCAGATCAGCGAAGTGGCCTACATCCGATTCGCATCGGTTTACCGCCAGTTCCGTGGCATTGACGACTTCGTGTCGACTCTGGAAACACTGAACGCCGATCAGGAACAGAACAACCTGGCCACAGTTCGTTGA
- a CDS encoding 30S ribosomal protein S1: MSATPTEEQIQDQVQDANATEASAETAAAEQAFEGEDLSIPEDVPTADDPSSRAASRSLDDAGFTIDEFAALLSKYDYNFKPGDIVNGTVFALESKGAMIDIGAKTAAFMPLQEVSINRVEGLSDVLQPGEIREFFIMSEENEDGQLALSIRRIEYQRAWERVRQLQKEDATIYSEVFATNRGGALVRVEGLRGFIPGSHISTRKPKEELVADFLPLKFLEVDEERNRLVLSHRRALVERKMNRLEVGEVVVGTVRGIKPYGAFIDIGGVSGLLHISEISHEHIETPHSVLNVNDQMKVMIIDLDAERGRISLSTKALEPEPGDMLTDPQKVFEKAEEMAARYKQMLMEQAEEGEDPISSMMI; encoded by the coding sequence ATGTCTGCGACTCCGACAGAAGAACAGATCCAGGATCAGGTTCAGGACGCGAACGCCACAGAAGCCTCTGCAGAAACCGCCGCCGCCGAACAGGCGTTTGAGGGTGAGGATCTGAGCATTCCTGAAGACGTCCCCACCGCGGATGATCCAAGCAGCCGCGCCGCCAGCCGCAGCCTGGACGATGCCGGATTCACCATCGATGAGTTCGCGGCTCTCCTCAGCAAGTACGACTACAACTTCAAGCCTGGCGACATCGTCAACGGCACGGTCTTCGCCCTGGAATCGAAGGGCGCCATGATCGACATCGGCGCCAAGACGGCTGCCTTCATGCCTCTGCAAGAGGTGTCGATCAACCGGGTCGAGGGTCTGAGCGACGTGCTCCAGCCCGGAGAGATCCGCGAGTTCTTCATCATGAGTGAGGAGAACGAAGATGGTCAGCTGGCCCTGTCGATCCGTCGGATCGAATACCAGCGGGCATGGGAGCGGGTCCGCCAGCTCCAGAAGGAAGACGCAACCATCTACTCCGAAGTGTTTGCCACCAACCGTGGTGGTGCCTTGGTCCGCGTTGAAGGTCTGCGGGGCTTCATCCCCGGATCCCACATCAGCACCCGCAAGCCGAAGGAAGAACTGGTTGCCGACTTCCTGCCTCTGAAGTTCCTCGAGGTGGACGAAGAGCGCAACCGCCTGGTGCTCAGCCACCGCCGCGCCCTGGTGGAGCGGAAGATGAATCGCCTGGAAGTGGGCGAAGTTGTGGTGGGTACCGTCCGCGGCATCAAGCCCTACGGCGCCTTCATCGACATCGGTGGTGTCAGCGGTCTGCTGCACATTTCCGAGATCAGCCACGAGCACATCGAGACCCCCCACTCGGTGTTGAACGTGAATGATCAGATGAAAGTGATGATCATCGATCTGGATGCCGAGCGCGGCCGGATTTCGTTGTCCACGAAGGCTCTCGAGCCCGAACCGGGCGACATGCTCACCGACCCTCAGAAGGTGTTCGAGAAGGCCGAGGAAATGGCTGCTCGTTACAAGCAGATGCTGATGGAGCAGGCCGAAGAGGGCGAAGATCCGATCAGCTCCATGATGATCTGA
- a CDS encoding photosystem II reaction center protein T, producing the protein MESFAYVLILTLAIATLFFAIAFRDPPKIGK; encoded by the coding sequence ATGGAAAGCTTCGCTTACGTCCTCATCCTTACCCTCGCGATTGCCACCCTCTTCTTCGCAATCGCCTTCCGCGATCCGCCGAAAATCGGTAAGTGA
- the psbB gene encoding photosystem II chlorophyll-binding protein CP47 yields the protein MGLPWYRVHTVVINDPGRLLAVHLMHTALVAGWAGSMALYELAIFDPSDPVLNPMWRQGMFVMPFMSRLGVTGSWGGWSITGETGVDPGFWSFEGVAAAHIVFSGLMMLAAIWHWTYWDLEIWQDPRTGEPALDLPKIFGIHLLLAGLGCFGFGAFHLTGVFGPGMWISDPYALTGHLEAVQPSWGPEGFNPFNPGGIVAHHIAAGIVGIIAGIFHITTRPPERLYKALRMGNIETVLASAIAAVFFAAFIVAGTMWYGSAATPVELFGPTRYQWDQSYFKTEINRRVQTAMDDGATQEEAFEAIPEKLAFYDYVGNSPAKGGLFRVGPMVNGDGLATAWVGHIAFSDKEGRNLEVRRLPNFFENFPVVLEDEQGIVRADIPYRRAEAKFSFEQQGVTAKVFGGALDGQTFTDPADVKRLARKAQLGEAFDFDRETYNSDGTFRSSPRGWFTFGHATFALLFFFGHIWHGARTLYRDVFAGIDPDLGDQVEFGLFAKLGDKTTRRLPEGYVPPAGTPLN from the coding sequence ATGGGATTGCCCTGGTATCGGGTGCACACCGTTGTCATTAATGACCCGGGCCGCCTTCTGGCTGTGCACCTCATGCATACAGCCCTCGTAGCCGGCTGGGCCGGCTCCATGGCTCTCTACGAGCTGGCCATTTTCGATCCGTCTGATCCTGTCCTGAACCCCATGTGGCGTCAGGGCATGTTCGTGATGCCCTTCATGTCCCGCCTTGGCGTGACCGGCAGCTGGGGTGGATGGAGCATCACCGGCGAAACGGGTGTTGATCCCGGTTTCTGGAGTTTTGAGGGCGTCGCTGCCGCTCACATCGTTTTCTCCGGCCTGATGATGCTGGCAGCCATCTGGCACTGGACTTATTGGGATCTGGAGATCTGGCAGGACCCCCGCACGGGCGAACCCGCCCTCGACCTCCCGAAGATCTTCGGCATCCACCTTCTTCTCGCTGGACTCGGCTGCTTCGGCTTCGGTGCTTTCCACCTCACTGGCGTCTTCGGGCCAGGCATGTGGATCTCTGACCCTTATGCATTAACCGGTCATCTCGAGGCAGTTCAACCGTCTTGGGGACCCGAAGGTTTCAACCCCTTCAATCCCGGTGGCATCGTTGCCCACCACATTGCTGCTGGAATCGTCGGCATCATTGCCGGCATCTTCCACATCACCACGCGTCCGCCCGAGCGTCTCTACAAAGCGCTTCGGATGGGCAACATCGAAACCGTTCTGGCCAGCGCCATCGCAGCCGTGTTCTTCGCCGCTTTCATCGTGGCTGGAACCATGTGGTACGGCTCTGCGGCGACTCCAGTCGAGCTGTTTGGCCCCACCCGTTATCAGTGGGATCAGAGCTATTTCAAAACTGAGATCAACCGTCGCGTTCAAACCGCGATGGACGATGGCGCTACCCAGGAAGAAGCCTTCGAGGCCATCCCTGAGAAGCTCGCTTTCTATGACTACGTCGGCAACAGCCCTGCCAAGGGCGGTCTGTTCCGCGTGGGTCCGATGGTGAACGGCGATGGTTTGGCAACCGCTTGGGTTGGTCACATCGCATTTAGCGACAAAGAAGGTCGCAACCTCGAAGTCCGTCGCCTGCCGAACTTCTTCGAGAACTTCCCCGTCGTTCTGGAAGACGAGCAAGGCATCGTTCGTGCCGACATTCCCTACCGTCGTGCAGAAGCCAAGTTCTCCTTCGAACAACAAGGCGTAACCGCCAAGGTGTTCGGTGGCGCACTGGACGGCCAGACCTTTACTGACCCTGCCGACGTGAAGCGCCTTGCCCGTAAGGCACAGCTGGGTGAAGCCTTCGACTTCGACCGTGAGACCTACAACTCTGACGGCACGTTCCGCAGCTCGCCACGCGGCTGGTTCACCTTTGGCCACGCCACCTTCGCGCTGCTGTTCTTCTTCGGCCACATCTGGCACGGTGCCCGCACCCTGTACCGCGACGTGTTCGCTGGTATTGATCCAGACCTCGGAGATCAGGTGGAATTTGGCCTCTTCGCCAAGCTCGGTGACAAAACCACCCGTCGCCTGCCCGAGGGCTACGTTCCCCCCGCAGGAACTCCCCTCAACTGA